Part of the Rhodobacteraceae bacterium M385 genome is shown below.
TCGGCGTGGTGTCGGAGAGGTGCGGCAGGAGGGCTACTTCACGCGGCGGGGTAGCGGTGCGGAAGGGTTTGAGGGCGGCGGCGGTGACGATCCAGGGGCTGATTGTGGTGGCGGTGGCTTTGGCCTGGAACGGGCCGAGGGGTTGGTATTCCCAAGCTTGGATGTCGCGGGCGGACCAGTCGTTGAGCAGGACGTAGCCGAAGATATTGGCGTCGGCTTGGTCAACGGTGAGGGGGCCGGAGGAGGAAGTGCCGACGATGGCGCCCAGTTCCAGTTCGATGTCGAAGCGCCGCGAGGGGGCGAAGATCGGCATGTCGTGGTCGGGGGATTTGAGTTGGCCCCAAGGGCGGCGAATATCGGTGCCGGAGACCACCACGGAGGATGCGCGGCCGTTATAGCCGATGGGCATATGCAGCCAGTTTGGCGGCAAAGCGTTTTCGGCGCCGCGGAACATGGTGCCGACGTTGGTGGCGTGGTGACGACCGGCGTAGAAGTCCGTGTATTCCGCCACTTGGAACGGCATGTGCAAGGTGGCCTCGGCCATGGGCACGGAGAAGGTGGTGATGATGTCCTGCGTGGCCTCATCCGCGTCTTCGGACAGCATGGCGGTGAGGGCGGCGCGGTAGGCGGCCCAAGCGGGGGCGCCCAGTTCCATGAAGTCGTTCCAGTAGGGGGCATCGAGGACGTCGGCATCGGGGTCGGCGCGAAGGTAGCCTGCCTGTTCCAGTCCGGTGGCGTCAACAATGCGGTCGCCGATGGCGACGCCGCAGCGCAGGTCGCCGTCTTCGACGGAGAAGACGCCGTAAGGGAGGTTGTTGAGGGGGAAATCCGTGGTGGCGGAATTGGCGGAGGAGAGCCAGGAGCGTTTTAGGTCAGACATGGGTCACTTTCGGTGCGGATTGGAGTTGGCCGACCCTCCGGGGGGAGGTGTATTTGCCAAGATGAAGGAGTGGGATCAGGCAGCGTCCGGTTGCGCTTCGGGCGCCGCGGCTTTGATGGCGGGGATGGCGAGGCAGGCAGCCTCGATGCGGGCTATTTTGGGGTAGGGGGAAAGGGGAAGGCCCCAGCGGTGGGCGTTGTAGCATTGGGCGACGATGCAGAGGTCCGCCAGGCCCGGGGTGTCGGTGAAGGCGAAGGAGGCATTGTCTGGAAGGAGCGTTTCAAGGGCGCGGAAGCCTTCGGCCATCCAGTGGCGCATCCAGTCTTGGGCTTCTTCCGATGTGGCGTTGTGAGCCGATTTGAGGTGGGCCACCACGCGCAGGTTATTGACCGGGTGGATATCGAGCGCGACGGTATGAGCGGCGGCCAGGACGCGGGCGCGTAGTAGCGGGTCCGATGGCAGCAGAGGCGGTTCGGGGTAGGTGGCATCGAGGTAGTCGAGGATGGAGAGGCTTTGGGTTAGCACCGTGCCGTCATCCAGTTCCAAGGCCGGAACGCCTTGGCCGGGGTTAAGGGCGGTATAGGCATCGGCCCGATGATCGCCCGCGACAAGGTCAACGGGGCGTTGGGTATAGGACAGGCTTTTGAGATTGAGGGCGGCGCGGACCCGGTAGGATGTGGTCGAGCGCCAGTAGGAATACAGGATCATTTGGCGTCCAGAAGCAGCTCAAACCCGCCAAAAATCATCCGTTTTCCATCGACGATGTCGGTTTCCATCATCGCTTGCATGGCCGGTTCCGACCAGACTGCCTGATGGGCGGCGTCGCTGGTTTCCTTGTCAGGGAATTCCATCCAGGAAAACACGATGGCCTCATCCGCCTCGGCCTGAACGGCACGGGGGAAGGAGGTGCGTTCGCCTTGGTCGATTCCGGCGCCCCAGGTCTCTACGCAGCGGGTGGCGCCGTGCTTGCGGTAGAGCTCCACGATCTGTTTAGCAGCTTCCACGTATTCCGCTTTGCGGGCGGTCTTCACAGGGATAATAAATCCGTCGATATGGCTCATTTCATCCTCCCAGATGTCTTGTTTCGCGTGGCTTGAGGCGGGGCGCTGTGGCGTTCCGCGCGTTTGGCTATCGCGATGATGACGACCGGCGCGAGGGTTGTCACGAAGATTGCCGCGCCGATCAGCAGCCAGACGAGCGGTGTCATTTCTTGCCCGGCGTGCCGTCGAACTTTTTCTCCAGCGTTGTCCAGCAGTCGATATAGTCGTCTTGCAGGGGCGCCTCATTAGCCGCGAAAGCCGTGAGATGCTGCGGGAAGCGTGTCTCGAACATGAACGACATGGTGTTATCGAGTTTCTGGGCCGTCAGTTCGGCGTTGGACGCGCCCTCAAAAGCGTTCTTGTCGGGTCCGTGGGGCAGCATCATGTTGTGCAATGACACGCCGCCGGGGACGAAGCCCTTGGGTTTTGCGTCATACTGGCCGTAAATATTGCCCATTAGTT
Proteins encoded:
- the fahA gene encoding fumarylacetoacetase; its protein translation is MSDLKRSWLSSANSATTDFPLNNLPYGVFSVEDGDLRCGVAIGDRIVDATGLEQAGYLRADPDADVLDAPYWNDFMELGAPAWAAYRAALTAMLSEDADEATQDIITTFSVPMAEATLHMPFQVAEYTDFYAGRHHATNVGTMFRGAENALPPNWLHMPIGYNGRASSVVVSGTDIRRPWGQLKSPDHDMPIFAPSRRFDIELELGAIVGTSSSGPLTVDQADANIFGYVLLNDWSARDIQAWEYQPLGPFQAKATATTISPWIVTAAALKPFRTATPPREVALLPHLSDTTPMNHNISLTVTLNDEQIAQTNADELYYSSAQQLAHHATAGSPMRSGDLLGSGTISGPEKQNRGSLLELSWGGKELLETASGTRTFIEDGDTLALHGTSYGDGYQIGFGPCVGKVIPAAKDPFTP
- the maiA gene encoding maleylacetoacetate isomerase, with translation MILYSYWRSTTSYRVRAALNLKSLSYTQRPVDLVAGDHRADAYTALNPGQGVPALELDDGTVLTQSLSILDYLDATYPEPPLLPSDPLLRARVLAAAHTVALDIHPVNNLRVVAHLKSAHNATSEEAQDWMRHWMAEGFRALETLLPDNASFAFTDTPGLADLCIVAQCYNAHRWGLPLSPYPKIARIEAACLAIPAIKAAAPEAQPDAA
- a CDS encoding DUF1428 domain-containing protein, which produces MSHIDGFIIPVKTARKAEYVEAAKQIVELYRKHGATRCVETWGAGIDQGERTSFPRAVQAEADEAIVFSWMEFPDKETSDAAHQAVWSEPAMQAMMETDIVDGKRMIFGGFELLLDAK